The Halofilum ochraceum genome includes a region encoding these proteins:
- a CDS encoding ABC transporter ATP-binding protein, which produces MAILETRALEKHFGRIPAVNGIDLTSEDGELLAILGPSGSGKSTLMRMVAGLEEPSSGDILVDNESIVGVPPKRRNVAMVFQNFALYPHMNVRDNIRFPLVARKVPEAEQKQKIDWVTGILEIENLLERRPTRLSGGQMQRVALARALVRDPELFVFDEPLSSLDAQIRSQARGELRELHDRTQITTLYVTHDQLEALGLADRVAVIHDGRIHQLGTPRELYENPGNLFVAGFIGDPPMNLLDLGDTILGARPEHLLDAESVPKEEIALDLDVEIEHLEFLGAEWLIYGAVRGGVPEGDRAPRVIGRLRSAEPPSFGTGERRRFVIRQSNARYFDPRSGERMNGPGVAAA; this is translated from the coding sequence ATGGCGATACTCGAAACGCGGGCACTCGAGAAACACTTCGGCCGCATCCCGGCGGTCAATGGCATCGACCTGACTTCGGAGGACGGTGAACTGCTTGCGATTCTCGGCCCATCCGGCTCGGGCAAGAGCACTTTGATGCGGATGGTGGCAGGCCTGGAGGAACCCTCGTCCGGCGACATTCTCGTCGACAACGAGTCCATCGTCGGCGTGCCGCCGAAACGGCGCAACGTCGCGATGGTGTTCCAGAACTTCGCGCTCTACCCGCACATGAACGTACGCGACAACATCCGCTTTCCATTGGTCGCGCGCAAAGTGCCGGAGGCGGAGCAGAAACAGAAAATCGACTGGGTTACCGGCATCCTCGAGATCGAGAACCTGCTCGAGCGCCGCCCAACCCGGCTTTCCGGGGGCCAGATGCAGCGCGTTGCCCTGGCGCGCGCCCTGGTCCGGGATCCGGAGCTCTTCGTGTTCGACGAACCGCTCTCGTCGCTCGACGCGCAGATCCGCAGTCAGGCACGGGGCGAACTCCGTGAGCTGCACGACCGCACCCAGATCACGACGCTCTACGTAACGCACGACCAGCTCGAGGCCCTAGGTCTCGCCGATCGCGTCGCCGTGATTCATGACGGCCGGATTCATCAGTTGGGTACGCCGCGCGAACTCTACGAGAATCCCGGTAATCTGTTCGTCGCCGGGTTTATCGGCGATCCGCCCATGAATCTGCTTGATCTGGGCGATACGATTCTCGGCGCGCGCCCGGAGCATCTGCTGGACGCCGAGAGCGTGCCCAAAGAAGAGATCGCTCTGGACCTCGATGTCGAGATCGAGCACCTCGAATTCCTCGGTGCCGAATGGCTGATCTACGGCGCCGTGCGTGGCGGTGTCCCGGAGGGTGACCGTGCCCCACGGGTGATCGGCCGCCTGCGCTCTGCGGAACCGCCGAGTTTCGG
- a CDS encoding extracellular solute-binding protein: MSTETHVFPRVRRGGVLLGSTLATILSVGGAQAAGEPPDPVFDKTSYGDMNFPEEFPDGTSISITQWSHFVPRYDEWFENYAEAWGEANNVDVTVNFINIAEVPSTLSASISAGEGATLFEMNAPPTSFIEGLKPLEDVNKAAQAEFGERSGTCERSSYLPSQDIWYGFCHGWVPDPGDYRRSLWKDAGYPEGPESYDDLLKGGKKIFEKTGTPVALGMSPEIDSEFYARALIWSFGGSIQDEEGNVTFDSPEVLEAVKYQKKLFDNAMTPEVFAWNAASNNQTFIAGQASYIQNSISFYRSAQEDSPEVAADTGFRPGLKGPRGDKKMPAHVWFIHTMPEYVTDEDKIAAAKKFMLDLENNYASASYYSKFYNFPAFSSQVPQLFGDDSWLDDDPWGAEPPDKLKLLQTAEDWTAWLGYPGYANPAISEVYQTNLVSSMMADVARGVKEPEEAVEDTAEEIRAIFEKWRKRGYVGDG, translated from the coding sequence ATGTCAACAGAAACCCATGTATTCCCGCGGGTACGCCGTGGCGGCGTACTCCTCGGCTCCACCCTCGCCACGATCCTCTCCGTGGGCGGAGCACAGGCCGCCGGCGAACCGCCGGACCCAGTTTTCGACAAGACCTCATACGGGGACATGAACTTTCCGGAGGAATTCCCCGACGGCACGAGCATCAGCATTACGCAGTGGAGCCACTTCGTACCCCGGTACGACGAGTGGTTCGAGAATTATGCCGAGGCATGGGGCGAGGCCAACAACGTCGATGTAACGGTCAACTTCATCAACATCGCCGAAGTCCCCTCTACCCTGTCCGCCTCGATCTCCGCCGGCGAGGGCGCGACGCTGTTCGAGATGAACGCGCCACCGACCTCTTTCATCGAGGGCCTTAAGCCGCTCGAGGACGTCAACAAGGCCGCGCAGGCGGAGTTCGGCGAGCGTTCCGGGACCTGTGAGCGCTCCAGCTATCTGCCCTCGCAGGACATCTGGTACGGCTTCTGTCATGGCTGGGTGCCCGACCCGGGCGACTATCGTCGTTCCCTCTGGAAGGACGCCGGCTATCCTGAAGGCCCGGAGAGCTATGACGACCTCCTCAAGGGCGGCAAGAAGATCTTCGAGAAAACGGGCACGCCCGTCGCCCTCGGCATGTCGCCGGAAATCGACTCGGAGTTCTACGCCCGTGCGCTGATCTGGTCGTTCGGCGGCTCGATCCAGGACGAGGAAGGCAATGTCACCTTCGACTCGCCCGAAGTCCTGGAGGCGGTGAAATACCAGAAGAAACTGTTCGACAACGCCATGACGCCCGAGGTTTTCGCGTGGAACGCGGCGTCGAACAACCAGACCTTCATCGCCGGACAGGCCTCGTACATCCAGAACTCGATCTCCTTCTACCGCAGCGCGCAGGAGGACTCGCCGGAGGTTGCCGCGGATACCGGTTTCCGGCCGGGGCTCAAAGGCCCACGCGGCGACAAAAAGATGCCGGCCCACGTGTGGTTCATCCACACCATGCCGGAATACGTGACCGACGAGGACAAGATCGCGGCGGCGAAGAAGTTCATGCTGGACCTGGAGAACAACTACGCCAGTGCCAGCTATTACTCCAAGTTCTATAACTTCCCCGCGTTCTCCTCACAGGTCCCGCAGCTGTTCGGGGACGACAGCTGGCTGGACGACGATCCCTGGGGTGCGGAGCCGCCGGACAAGCTCAAGCTGCTGCAGACTGCCGAGGACTGGACCGCCTGGCTGGGTTACCCGGGCTACGCGAACCCGGCCATCAGTGAGGTGTACCAGACCAACCTGGTCTCCAGCATGATGGCGGACGTCGCGCGCGGCGTGAAAGAACCGGAAGAAGCGGTCGAAGATACGGCCGAAGAGATCCGGGCCATCTTCGAGAAGTGGCGCAAACGCGGTTACGTCGGCGACGGCTGA
- a CDS encoding pseudouridine synthase: MSERIHKVLARAGLGSRRAVERLLADGAIRVNGEVAAVGAALERDDRVQVEGRSYRVVMRPAQHARWLRYHKPEGQVSTRSDPEGRPTVFDPLPRLREAGGRWVSLGRLDVNTTGLMLFTDDGALANALTHPSAGIEREYAVRVRGTVAAETLERLTTGVLLDDGEAKFDRIIDAGGQGANHWYHVILHEGRRNEVRRIWEAVGCQVARLTRVRFGPITLPRHIRPGRFEDLPTEDIRALQQLAGVGNGGGELALEPESSRGKRAARARGKGKPRKSRTRAGTGATESGGRKRR; the protein is encoded by the coding sequence TTGAGCGAACGAATACACAAAGTCCTCGCGCGAGCGGGGCTGGGCTCGCGGCGGGCCGTCGAACGCCTGCTGGCCGACGGCGCGATCCGCGTCAACGGAGAGGTCGCCGCGGTCGGCGCCGCACTGGAGCGCGATGATCGGGTCCAGGTTGAAGGCCGGTCCTACCGCGTCGTCATGCGCCCCGCGCAGCACGCCCGCTGGCTGCGTTATCACAAGCCGGAAGGTCAGGTCAGCACCCGCAGCGATCCCGAGGGCCGACCGACCGTATTCGATCCGCTGCCGCGGCTGCGTGAAGCGGGCGGGCGCTGGGTCTCGCTCGGGCGGCTGGACGTAAACACCACCGGGCTCATGCTGTTCACCGATGATGGGGCCCTGGCCAATGCGCTCACGCACCCGTCGGCCGGAATCGAACGCGAATACGCGGTCCGGGTGCGCGGTACGGTCGCGGCGGAAACGCTCGAACGCCTGACTACGGGCGTGCTGCTGGATGACGGAGAGGCGAAATTCGATCGCATCATCGACGCCGGGGGGCAGGGCGCCAACCACTGGTACCACGTGATCCTGCACGAAGGCCGGCGCAATGAGGTGCGGCGTATCTGGGAAGCGGTCGGCTGTCAGGTCGCGCGCCTGACCCGCGTGCGTTTCGGCCCGATCACGTTGCCGCGCCACATCCGGCCGGGTCGTTTCGAGGATCTGCCCACCGAGGACATCCGGGCCCTGCAGCAGCTCGCCGGCGTCGGTAATGGTGGCGGGGAACTCGCGCTCGAACCCGAGTCCAGCCGCGGCAAACGGGCCGCCCGGGCGCGTGGCAAGGGTAAACCGCGCAAGTCGCGTACGCGGGCCGGCACCGGCGCGACCGAATCCGGAGGCCGGAAGCGACGATGA
- a CDS encoding MFS transporter yields MTVAGRRAGIAAILAGGVVLALNMGLRQTYGLFLEPMTTALPVSHTAFGLAIAVQNLLWGALTPLFGAAADRWGTGRMLAVGAVFYSAGLVVMATAQTPVGIHLGAGILTGIAVAATGFPLVLAAVARSVPEARRSTALGLATAGGSIGQFLLLPGTQGLISGLGWPAALLGLALLAAFILPFAIPLRGRPMRAEGSEQRLGEALGEAGRHRGYLLLTGGFFVCGFHIAFVATHLPAYVTANGLAPLVGATALGIVGFFNIIGTFGFGWAGGRWRKKHLLCGIYLARAAAIGMLLVVPFTTASVFAFAAVFGVLWLGTVPLTSGLVGDIFGARFLATLFGIVMFSHQIGAFFGAWLGGVSVDMTGGYEIIWLLAIALSLLAAALHAPIADRPVERVAPVAQ; encoded by the coding sequence ATGACCGTGGCCGGCCGACGCGCTGGCATCGCGGCGATTCTCGCCGGCGGTGTCGTGCTCGCCCTCAACATGGGGCTGCGGCAGACGTACGGCCTGTTTCTCGAACCCATGACCACGGCGCTGCCGGTCAGTCACACTGCCTTCGGCCTTGCCATTGCCGTCCAGAATCTGCTCTGGGGCGCGCTCACGCCGTTGTTCGGCGCGGCTGCCGACCGCTGGGGCACGGGCCGCATGCTCGCTGTCGGCGCGGTCTTCTACAGTGCGGGGCTCGTGGTAATGGCGACCGCCCAGACACCGGTCGGCATCCATCTGGGCGCCGGGATTCTGACCGGCATCGCGGTCGCGGCGACGGGATTTCCGCTGGTCCTTGCGGCGGTGGCCCGCAGCGTTCCGGAAGCGCGCCGCAGCACCGCGCTCGGGCTCGCGACCGCGGGCGGCTCGATTGGGCAATTCCTGTTGCTGCCAGGCACCCAGGGGCTGATCTCGGGCCTCGGCTGGCCGGCGGCGCTGTTGGGTCTAGCCCTGCTGGCGGCGTTCATCCTGCCGTTCGCCATCCCGCTGCGGGGACGGCCGATGCGCGCCGAGGGCAGCGAGCAGCGACTCGGTGAAGCGCTCGGCGAAGCCGGCCGGCATCGCGGCTATCTCCTGCTCACCGGCGGTTTCTTCGTCTGCGGTTTCCATATCGCGTTCGTCGCCACGCACCTGCCGGCGTATGTCACCGCCAACGGTCTCGCACCGCTGGTCGGTGCGACCGCCCTCGGTATCGTCGGGTTCTTCAACATCATTGGTACTTTCGGGTTCGGTTGGGCCGGCGGACGGTGGCGCAAAAAACACCTGCTCTGCGGAATTTATCTCGCGCGGGCGGCCGCTATCGGGATGCTCTTGGTCGTGCCGTTCACGACGGCCAGCGTGTTCGCCTTTGCCGCCGTGTTCGGGGTTCTCTGGCTGGGCACCGTGCCGCTCACCAGTGGTCTGGTCGGTGACATTTTCGGTGCCCGTTTCCTCGCGACGCTGTTCGGTATCGTCATGTTCAGTCATCAGATCGGCGCATTCTTCGGCGCCTGGCTCGGCGGCGTCAGCGTCGATATGACGGGCGGTTACGAGATCATCTGGCTGCTCGCGATCGCGCTGTCGCTGCTCGCCGCCGCCCTGCACGCGCCGATTGCGGATCGGCCGGTCGAGCGTGTGGCACCGGTGGCGCAATGA
- a CDS encoding endonuclease III domain-containing protein: MTRLHANTARSVYRRLLDAYGPQGWWPADSAFEIVVGAVLTQNAAWTNVEYALTHLREADALSPEAILALPDERLGALIRPSGYFNVKAQRLKAVCRFLVDAGGIEALRDRETHDLRAAFLAVHGIGRETADDIVLYAFHRPVFVIDAYTRRIFERLGLFAGGEAYEALRGAFERALGPDVPVYQEYHGLIVEHCKAVCAVRPRCADCCLRQRCPVGRGNGPEHVVRRSA, translated from the coding sequence ATGACCCGGTTGCACGCGAACACGGCGCGCAGCGTGTACCGGCGCCTGCTCGATGCCTACGGCCCGCAGGGCTGGTGGCCGGCGGACAGCGCGTTCGAGATCGTGGTCGGCGCGGTGCTTACCCAGAACGCTGCCTGGACCAACGTCGAGTACGCGCTCACTCACCTGCGCGAAGCCGATGCGCTGTCACCGGAGGCGATCCTCGCGTTGCCGGACGAGCGGCTGGGCGCGTTGATACGACCCAGCGGCTATTTCAACGTCAAGGCGCAGCGCCTCAAGGCGGTGTGCCGATTCCTTGTGGATGCGGGTGGCATTGAAGCCCTGCGTGACCGCGAGACTCACGATCTGCGGGCCGCGTTTCTCGCTGTCCACGGGATCGGGCGCGAGACCGCCGACGATATCGTGCTGTACGCGTTCCACCGCCCGGTGTTCGTGATCGATGCCTACACGCGCCGGATCTTCGAGCGCCTGGGCCTGTTCGCGGGCGGCGAGGCGTACGAGGCGTTGCGGGGCGCCTTCGAACGGGCCCTTGGCCCGGACGTGCCCGTGTATCAGGAATACCACGGACTGATTGTCGAGCACTGCAAGGCCGTATGCGCGGTCCGCCCGCGCTGTGCCGACTGCTGCCTGCGCCAGCGTTGTCCCGTCGGCCGCGGCAACGGGCCTGAGCACGTGGTCCGCCGATCGGCGTAG
- a CDS encoding DNA ligase: MRAFAFVLLTFLAVLPVTAADPDPDPPNLMHASSWGERGDVSSYLVSEKLDGVRGHWTGERLLTRGGHAVDPPEWFTAGWPSTPMDGELWLGRGRFAAVSGIVRTREPVDAEWREVRFMVFDLPAHEGPFEVRARRIRTLLDGAAVRWLQPVRQFPVANADALDQRLERIVDAGGEGLMLHRRDAHYRAGRSDTLLKYKTSADAEARVVAHTPGRGRYRGMLGALVVERPDGLRFRLGTGFSDAQRADPPPVGSRVTYRYNGFTVNGVPRFARFLRLRPRRRDSPKD, translated from the coding sequence ATGCGCGCCTTCGCATTCGTTTTGTTGACCTTTCTTGCGGTACTTCCGGTTACGGCGGCGGATCCAGACCCGGACCCACCGAATCTCATGCACGCCTCGAGCTGGGGCGAGCGGGGAGACGTGTCGTCGTACCTGGTCAGCGAGAAGCTCGATGGCGTCCGCGGTCACTGGACCGGCGAGCGCCTCCTCACCCGTGGCGGTCATGCGGTCGATCCCCCCGAATGGTTCACCGCCGGCTGGCCATCTACCCCGATGGACGGCGAGCTGTGGCTCGGCCGTGGCCGTTTCGCCGCGGTTAGCGGGATCGTGCGGACCCGGGAACCGGTAGACGCCGAATGGCGCGAGGTGCGGTTCATGGTGTTCGACCTGCCGGCGCATGAGGGGCCGTTCGAGGTGCGTGCCCGGCGGATCCGGACGCTGCTGGATGGCGCCGCCGTACGGTGGCTGCAGCCCGTGCGGCAGTTTCCGGTCGCGAACGCGGACGCGCTCGATCAACGCCTCGAGCGGATCGTCGATGCGGGCGGCGAGGGCCTGATGCTGCATCGCCGCGATGCGCACTACCGGGCCGGACGCAGCGATACCCTGTTGAAGTACAAGACGTCGGCTGACGCCGAGGCCCGGGTGGTGGCGCATACGCCCGGCAGGGGGCGTTACCGGGGCATGCTCGGTGCGCTGGTCGTCGAGCGACCCGACGGCCTGCGATTCCGCCTCGGTACAGGCTTCAGCGACGCGCAACGCGCGGACCCACCGCCCGTCGGCAGCCGCGTCACGTATCGCTACAACGGCTTCACGGTGAACGGTGTGCCCCGCTTCGCGCGCTTTCTGCGGCTGCGGCCACGCAGGCGTGACAGCCCGAAGGACTGA
- a CDS encoding copper chaperone PCu(A)C, with the protein MKISGFRALSLIVFVVAALTAIPVHASDSRSVGDLRIERPWSRVTPPGTPVGAGYMTIVNTADEPDRLIAAESPAAGRVQIHRSVKKEGTSSMVHQKGGVVVPPAGQLEFSPGGYHLMLMQLQAPLEQGQRVPVTLRFERAGRIQVDLIVRSLTAGPPKQD; encoded by the coding sequence ATGAAGATCTCTGGATTTCGCGCACTTTCACTGATCGTCTTTGTGGTCGCGGCCCTGACCGCCATACCCGTGCATGCGAGCGATTCCCGCTCGGTGGGTGATCTCCGGATCGAGCGGCCGTGGTCGCGGGTGACGCCACCGGGAACACCGGTCGGGGCGGGATACATGACCATCGTGAATACCGCGGATGAACCCGATCGCCTGATCGCGGCGGAATCACCCGCGGCCGGACGCGTGCAGATCCATCGCAGCGTGAAAAAGGAAGGCACGAGTTCGATGGTCCATCAGAAGGGGGGTGTGGTCGTGCCGCCCGCGGGGCAGCTCGAATTCAGCCCCGGCGGGTATCACCTCATGCTCATGCAGCTGCAGGCGCCACTGGAGCAGGGCCAGCGTGTCCCGGTCACGCTGCGGTTCGAGCGGGCCGGTCGGATCCAGGTGGACCTGATCGTTCGCTCACTGACGGCCGGACCCCCGAAGCAGGACTGA
- a CDS encoding LEA type 2 family protein, whose protein sequence is MHKWCLAAAILVLTGGCAGLEQALEDRKPKVSMEGMRLAAVDFDRARVVFDVVIDNPNPVGIDLAGFDYVLRLGGNEFLSGKRDRAVRLPPDGRESIAIPLDIPFARVAELPGDLRGRQSVDYGLDLGLDFDLPALGRQRLGTSTTGNIPIPQRPGISLEGVRVAELGLSGAELVLELGIDNPNDFGIDLDRLVYALAINGRRWAGSSRETGLSLAPEGSTAVELPLKVNFGAIGMGAYELLRGGASADYRFTADIAGDAGLQGFGAFDFPVERSGRINLAR, encoded by the coding sequence ATGCACAAATGGTGTCTCGCCGCAGCGATACTGGTTCTGACTGGCGGCTGCGCCGGACTGGAACAGGCGCTGGAAGATCGCAAGCCGAAGGTCTCGATGGAAGGGATGCGCCTCGCGGCCGTCGACTTCGATCGCGCCCGGGTCGTCTTCGATGTCGTCATCGACAACCCGAATCCCGTCGGGATCGATCTCGCGGGGTTCGATTATGTCCTCCGTCTCGGCGGCAACGAATTCCTCTCTGGCAAACGCGACCGTGCGGTCCGCCTGCCGCCGGATGGCAGGGAATCCATCGCCATACCGCTGGACATACCGTTTGCACGCGTCGCGGAGTTGCCCGGCGACCTGCGTGGGCGTCAGAGCGTGGACTATGGCCTCGACCTCGGGCTCGACTTCGATCTGCCCGCTCTCGGTCGTCAAAGGCTCGGGACATCCACCACCGGCAACATCCCGATACCGCAACGGCCCGGAATCTCGCTTGAAGGCGTGCGGGTGGCGGAGCTTGGATTGTCGGGCGCCGAACTCGTCCTCGAACTCGGCATCGATAATCCGAACGACTTCGGCATCGATCTGGATCGTCTGGTCTACGCCCTTGCCATCAACGGGCGTCGCTGGGCCGGGAGCAGCCGCGAGACCGGCCTCTCACTTGCCCCCGAGGGCAGCACTGCCGTGGAGCTTCCGCTAAAGGTCAACTTCGGTGCGATCGGCATGGGTGCCTACGAACTGCTGCGGGGCGGGGCAAGCGCGGATTATCGCTTCACGGCCGACATCGCCGGCGATGCGGGGCTGCAGGGCTTCGGCGCGTTCGATTTTCCCGTCGAGCGCAGTGGCCGGATCAATCTGGCACGCTGA
- the gabT gene encoding 4-aminobutyrate--2-oxoglutarate transaminase, producing the protein MNDNASLNGRRAAATPRAVTPGAPFFVDRAENAELWDVEGYRYIDFAGGIAVLNTGHRHPAVMRRVEQQLQRVTHTAWAVAPYEPYVELAERLNALAPGSSAKKSLFVTTGAEAVENSVKAARAWTGRSDVVAFNGSFHGRTLLTMGLTGKVDPYKRDFGPFPGDLHHVPFPMAAHGITVDDSFAALEWLFRTRVEPERVAAIIIEPVQGEGGFNVAPPSLLQRLRELCDAHGICLIVDEVQSGFARTGKLFAVEHAGIEPDLMTVAKSLAGGFPLAGVVGKADIMDAAQPGGLGGTYAGHPVACAAALGVLDAIEQEGLVERSATLGSQIVSRLQQIAARDDVHPIGELRGLGSMIAFDLVTAAGSTTPAPEAARALCARAREHGLVLLSCGVYGNTIRILVPLTASDAIVEEGLAILEHSLTEMAPGHQAA; encoded by the coding sequence ATGAACGATAACGCCAGTCTGAATGGGCGGCGTGCGGCAGCGACGCCGCGCGCCGTCACGCCGGGCGCGCCGTTCTTTGTCGATCGGGCCGAAAATGCCGAGCTGTGGGATGTGGAGGGATACCGCTACATCGACTTCGCCGGCGGCATCGCGGTGCTGAACACAGGCCACCGGCACCCGGCCGTCATGCGGCGTGTCGAGCAGCAGCTCCAGCGCGTCACGCATACCGCGTGGGCGGTCGCACCCTACGAACCCTATGTCGAGCTGGCCGAACGCCTGAACGCGCTCGCACCCGGGTCTTCAGCGAAGAAAAGCCTGTTCGTAACCACGGGCGCCGAGGCGGTCGAGAACTCGGTCAAGGCTGCCCGCGCCTGGACCGGGCGCTCGGACGTGGTCGCGTTCAACGGCAGTTTCCATGGCCGCACGCTGCTGACCATGGGCCTGACCGGCAAGGTCGACCCCTATAAGCGCGACTTCGGACCATTCCCGGGCGATCTGCATCATGTCCCCTTCCCCATGGCGGCCCACGGGATCACCGTCGACGATTCGTTCGCGGCGCTCGAGTGGCTGTTCCGCACGCGCGTCGAACCCGAACGCGTGGCCGCCATCATCATCGAACCGGTCCAGGGCGAGGGCGGTTTCAACGTCGCCCCACCCTCCCTCCTGCAGCGCCTGCGCGAGCTTTGCGACGCGCATGGCATCTGCCTGATCGTCGATGAGGTACAGAGTGGCTTCGCCCGCACGGGCAAGCTGTTCGCGGTGGAACACGCGGGTATCGAGCCGGATCTTATGACGGTCGCGAAGTCGCTGGCGGGCGGTTTCCCTTTGGCAGGGGTGGTCGGCAAGGCCGACATCATGGATGCCGCGCAACCGGGCGGCCTCGGTGGTACCTACGCCGGCCATCCGGTCGCCTGCGCCGCCGCGCTCGGCGTGCTGGATGCGATCGAGCAGGAAGGACTGGTCGAACGGTCGGCAACGCTGGGCAGTCAGATCGTCTCCCGACTCCAGCAGATCGCCGCCCGCGACGACGTCCACCCGATCGGAGAACTGCGCGGACTGGGTTCGATGATCGCATTCGATCTGGTCACGGCGGCAGGCAGCACGACCCCCGCCCCCGAGGCCGCCAGGGCCCTCTGCGCCCGCGCGCGTGAGCACGGCCTGGTCCTCCTTTCCTGCGGCGTCTACGGCAATACCATCCGGATTCTGGTGCCGCTTACGGCATCGGACGCGATCGTCGAGGAAGGCCTTGCGATCCTGGAGCATTCACTGACGGAAATGGCGCCAGGGCACCAGGCCGCGTAA
- a CDS encoding VOC family protein gives MTQKINPVPKGYRTVTPGLVVRGVEQAVEFYETVFEAKAGPRSHEAEGERVSQVELKIGGSLILMAEEMPEWGLLSPLALGGTPVGQKVFLADPDAVFERALEAGAHALLPMTRIEISERSDERMGRFIDPFGHVWTVAARVPAAPREAAPEPEATRHEADEMSATTPQPPVHHGDDHRHEAGFGQA, from the coding sequence ATGACGCAGAAGATCAATCCCGTACCGAAAGGCTACCGCACCGTCACGCCGGGCCTCGTCGTCCGGGGTGTCGAGCAGGCCGTCGAGTTCTACGAAACCGTATTCGAGGCCAAGGCCGGTCCCCGCAGCCACGAGGCGGAAGGCGAACGCGTGAGCCAGGTCGAACTCAAGATCGGCGGCTCCCTGATCCTGATGGCCGAGGAAATGCCCGAATGGGGCCTGCTGTCGCCTCTCGCCCTGGGCGGGACCCCGGTCGGCCAGAAGGTGTTCCTTGCGGATCCGGACGCGGTTTTCGAGCGCGCGCTGGAGGCCGGTGCCCACGCGCTGCTGCCGATGACGCGGATCGAGATCAGCGAGCGTTCCGACGAACGCATGGGCCGTTTCATCGATCCGTTCGGCCATGTGTGGACCGTCGCCGCCCGGGTACCGGCGGCCCCGCGCGAAGCGGCGCCCGAGCCGGAGGCCACGCGGCACGAGGCCGACGAGATGAGTGCTACGACTCCGCAGCCGCCGGTTCACCATGGCGACGACCACCGCCACGAGGCCGGTTTCGGTCAGGCCTGA
- a CDS encoding carbon-nitrogen hydrolase family protein — MTPFSVAGVQMYVSATTSNVSEMRRQLAILVHQFPWVDMVVFSELAPYGPLPGNAPEDAAAAEAEFQEMAREFGVWLVPGSMFVHDQGGMYNTAMVLDPDGVIVGRYRKMFPFTPYEQGVEPGHDFLVFDVPGVGRFGLTICYDLWFPEVARTLASMGAEVILAPTLTNTIDRGVELAIARAMAAVNQCYVIDVNGVGDGGYGQSTFVGPQGNVIHQSGAGPELVPLQLNLERVRWERENGIHGLGQVLKSFRDRRVEFPVYRWETFDSTYLDSLGEIRKPDRRQPPKAAGTHPRPDDLQLPPTGDGTPGFQPG; from the coding sequence ATGACACCGTTTTCAGTCGCCGGCGTACAGATGTACGTCTCGGCCACCACCAGCAACGTCAGCGAGATGCGCCGCCAGCTCGCGATCCTGGTCCATCAGTTCCCCTGGGTCGACATGGTCGTCTTCAGTGAACTGGCACCGTATGGACCGCTTCCGGGCAATGCCCCCGAGGACGCCGCCGCGGCCGAAGCCGAGTTCCAGGAGATGGCGCGGGAGTTCGGCGTGTGGCTGGTTCCAGGATCCATGTTCGTCCACGACCAGGGGGGCATGTACAACACGGCCATGGTGCTGGATCCGGACGGCGTCATCGTCGGGCGGTATCGGAAAATGTTCCCGTTCACCCCCTATGAGCAGGGCGTGGAGCCGGGGCACGACTTCCTTGTATTCGACGTCCCGGGTGTCGGCCGCTTCGGCCTGACCATCTGTTACGACCTCTGGTTCCCGGAGGTGGCCCGCACGCTGGCGTCGATGGGCGCGGAAGTGATCCTGGCACCCACCTTGACGAATACGATCGATCGGGGCGTTGAACTGGCTATCGCCCGGGCCATGGCCGCGGTCAACCAGTGTTATGTGATCGACGTGAATGGGGTCGGTGACGGCGGCTACGGACAGTCCACTTTCGTCGGTCCCCAGGGCAACGTGATCCACCAGTCGGGCGCCGGTCCGGAGCTCGTGCCGCTGCAGCTCAATCTGGAACGGGTTCGCTGGGAGCGCGAGAACGGAATCCATGGTCTCGGGCAGGTGCTCAAATCGTTCCGGGACCGGCGGGTGGAATTCCCGGTCTATCGCTGGGAAACCTTCGACAGCACCTATCTCGACAGCCTCGGCGAGATCCGCAAGCCGGATCGGCGTCAGCCACCGAAGGCGGCCGGTACGCATCCGCGCCCAGACGATCTCCAGTTGCCGCCCACCGGCGACGGCACGCCCGGATTCCAGCCGGGTTGA